A stretch of Macadamia integrifolia cultivar HAES 741 chromosome 7, SCU_Mint_v3, whole genome shotgun sequence DNA encodes these proteins:
- the LOC122084511 gene encoding BTB/POZ domain-containing protein At1g63850-like has translation MLSGGAKKRRVGSSNRLSSFVDIDSAKSSDGTLTASAGFNDPSTADVLLRLYFEYSPFGDEDPESLSSSVSSDNSFDQGDVQVHLHSNVLRKSKYFAALLSDRWQRNSDPGEDSENSSKVYFLNLKVSSTIGSFNIHLTVLQLLYTNNFSTTIDSADTALSILPVALELLFEDCVKACVRFLEAVPWSEEEEKRVLAVVPLLKQEESRELLARVSPSNSASSVDMLHGLIVAAINNHSNMAFVKAFVAKLLRDFSSRDSAKRVLDRAFHQSLKIVKESLEEYSSPDFRGDHCDPEAIQRVNLHTAMTNGKHLLWLVERMIELRVADTAVKEWSDQSSFTADLQRAFRDDACRNFAPGLPAVMLRCTCKLANAVAAGSIVAARQIRMKLVKDWLPVLIVCKDSLSVLASHKPLYQELEETFLRIISTLPMPDAQELLPQCLSFSTRNVDDCPHLVSAFNTWFRRATRPPQGDILD, from the exons ATGCTATCGGGAGGTGCGAAGAAAAGACGAGTGGGAAGCAGCAACCGCCTCTCCTCATTCGTCGACATTGATTCCGCCAAATCCTCCGACGGAACCCTAACCGCATCCGCTGGTTTCAACGATCCCTCAACAGCCGACGTTCTCCTCCGCCTCTACTTCGAATACTCCCCGTTCGGCGACGAGGACCCTGAATCCCTCTCCTCTTCTGTCAGTTCTGACAATTCTTTCGATCAGGGCGATGTCCAAGTCCATCTCCACTCCAATGTCCTTCGCAAGTCCAAATATTTTGCAGCGCTTCTATCTGATCGATGGCAGAGAAATTCTGACCCTGGCGAGGATTCGGAGAACTCCAGCAAGGTTTATTTTCTCAATCTGAAGGTTTCATCGACAATTGGGTCTTTCAACATCCATCTGACAGTCCTTCAACTGCTTTACACCAATAATTTCTCCACCACGATCGACAGTGCCGACACTGCACTTTCGATCCTACCTGTCGCCCTTGAGCTCCTCTTTGAGGATTGTGTTAAAGCTTGTGTTCGGTTCCTGGAGGCTGTGCCGTGGagtgaagaggaagagaagagggtTTTAGCTGTTGTTCCCCTCCTCAAGCAGGAGGAATCTCGAGAGCTTCTCGCTAGGGTGTCGCCTTCCAACAGCGCTTCGTCGGTGGACATGCTTCATGGTCTGATCGTCGCTGCAATTAATAACCACTCCAACATGGCCTTCGTCAAGGCTTTTGTGGCGAAGCTTTTGAGGGATTTTTCGTCCAGGGATTCCGCCAAGCGTGTTTTGGATCGAGCATTTCATCAAAGCTTGAAGATTGTGAAGGAGTCGTTGGAGGAGTATTCCAGTCCGGATTTTAGAGGGGATCATTGTGACCCGGAAGCAATTCAGCGGGTCAACCTCCACACAGCAATGACCAATGGGAAGCATCTGTTGTGGTTGGTGGAGAGAATGATTGAGTTAAGAGTGGCTGATACTGCCGTGAAGGAATGGAGTGATCAGTCGTCATTCACTGCGGATTTGCAGAGGGCATTTCGTGATGATGCATGCAGGAATTTTGCACCGGGGCTCCCAGCCGTCATGCTTCGTTGCACTTGCAAACTTGCAAATGCAGTTGCTGCTGGCTCGATTGTGGCTGCTAGGCAG ATTAGGATGAAGCTTGTCAAGGATTGGCTACCAGTGCTGATTGTATGCAAAGACAGCTTATCGGTGTTGGCCAGTCACAAACCACTATACCAGGAGCTGGAAGAAACATTCTTAAGAATTATCTCCACGCTTCCTATGCCAGATGCGCAGGAGTTACTGCCCCAGTGTCTCAGTTTTTCTACTAGAAATGTTGACGACTGCCCACACTTGGTCTCGGCATTCAATACATGGTTCCGTAGAGCAACTCGACCACCACAGGGTGACATCCTTGATTGA